In the SAR202 cluster bacterium genome, CGCAGGATCTAAGGGCGGCCACGGAGGACCGGCTGCATCAGCCGTATCGAGAGCATTTATTTCCAGCGATGAAGGTGATTATTCGCGACGCGTTGAAGGCGGGAGCTTTGGGGGCGTTTGTGTCGGGGAGCGGGCCGACGGTGCTGGCGCTGGCGCGAGGCCGCGAGATGAGCATAGCGTATGAGATGGCGGAGGGGGCGCGGAAGGCCAACGCGCCGGGGGAGACGGTTATCACCAGGCCTACCGAGAAGGGCGCGCATATAATTGAGGCTGCGTAGGGGATGGCGCTGGTTGGCCTAATACAGTCGAGGAATAAAACGGCAGTGGAAAGTTGCCTTAACAAAGGACCGTTTAGCCAGGGTTTCCCCCTCATCTCGCCACGGCGAGTCTTCGACCTGCACCTTCTCCCATCAAGGGAGAAGGAGTTTCTTGGTACTACACGAGTTTTTACTTACCACAAGGCTCAATTAGCCCTAGGCGTTCAAGGAGTGGGATAGACATGGCGTTGGTCGTCCAGAAATATGGGGGGAGTTCGGTATCGGACGCGGCCAAGATCAAGAGGGTGGCGGAGCGCATCGCGGCCGTTAAGGATTCGGGCAAGAGGGTGGTGGCGGTGGTGTCGGCCATGGGGGACACCACGGACGACCTGATAAAGCTGGCGAGCCAGGTGTCCTCTAGGCCGGAGCCGAGGGAGCTGGACCTCTTACTGTCATCGGGAGAGGTAGTGTCATGCACGCTGATGGCCATGGCGCTGCGGTCCATGGGGCACAGCGCTATATCGCTGACGGGAATGCAGGCTGGGATACATACTGATACCACCTATGGGAGGGCGCGTATAAGTCGGGTGGATACCAGCAGGGCGCTGAGGGAGTTGGAGCAGGGCAAGATTGTGGTGGTGGCGGGGTTTCAGGGGTTCACCGAGGATATGGACGTGACGACCCTGGGCCGCGGCGGCTCCGACACGACGGCGGTGGCGCTGGCGGCGGCGCTGAAGGCGGAGCGGTGCGAGGTGTATACAGACGTCGAAGGCATATACACGGCGGACCCCCGGATAGTAAAGGGAGCGCGGAAGCTCAAGGAGATAACATTTGAGGAGATGCTGGAGCTGGCGGCTTACGGGGCGAAAATGCATCCCCGTTCGATTGAACTGGGTTGGGTCTATAATGTGCCAATCTACGTCGCGTCCACGTTTTCGGACGCGCCCGGCACTTTGATTCATGGAGATGCAGCTATGATGGAGCATCGTGTAAAGGTTACGGGGGTGGCCTACGACAGGAATGTGGCTAAGGTCACGGTACAGGGTGTGCCGGACAGGCCCGGCGTGGCGGCGGGCATTCTGGAGCCGCTGGCAGAGGTAGGAATTAGCGTGGATACGATTGTGCAGAACGCGGGCCGTGACAACCGTTCCGACTTTAGCTTCACAGTGGCCCGCACGGACCTCGCCGAGGCGGTGAGACTCGTGAAGCCGGTGGCGCAGCGGCTGGGAGCGTCGGAGGTGCTGACAGACGGGACGCTGAGCAAGGTCAGCATTGTAGGGGCGGGAATGTACAACACGCCCGGCTATGCTTCCAGGATGTTTCGGGCGCTGGCGGACTCAGGGGTGAACATTGAGATGATTACAACGTCGGAGATACGTATCACATGCATAGTGTCGGAGAAGAAGCTGGAGGACGCCGTCAGGGAGCTGCACAAGGCGTTTAACCTAGAGGCGTCTTAATGGCCTTGGGGGAGACCACTCAGCCGCCCTGGCTTTCCATAATTATTCCCGCTTATAACGAGGAGTCCAGGATTGGGCAGACGCTGGAATTGGTCACGGCGTATTTGAGGGGGCAGAAGTATTCCTGGGAGGTGCTGGTAGCGAACGATGGGAGCGCGGATGGGACGGCGGAGATTGTGAAAGGGG is a window encoding:
- a CDS encoding aspartate kinase, whose product is MALVVQKYGGSSVSDAAKIKRVAERIAAVKDSGKRVVAVVSAMGDTTDDLIKLASQVSSRPEPRELDLLLSSGEVVSCTLMAMALRSMGHSAISLTGMQAGIHTDTTYGRARISRVDTSRALRELEQGKIVVVAGFQGFTEDMDVTTLGRGGSDTTAVALAAALKAERCEVYTDVEGIYTADPRIVKGARKLKEITFEEMLELAAYGAKMHPRSIELGWVYNVPIYVASTFSDAPGTLIHGDAAMMEHRVKVTGVAYDRNVAKVTVQGVPDRPGVAAGILEPLAEVGISVDTIVQNAGRDNRSDFSFTVARTDLAEAVRLVKPVAQRLGASEVLTDGTLSKVSIVGAGMYNTPGYASRMFRALADSGVNIEMITTSEIRITCIVSEKKLEDAVRELHKAFNLEAS